The following is a genomic window from Pyricularia oryzae 70-15 chromosome 5, whole genome shotgun sequence.
GCCCCAAGGCAGCCACACAATCACCCGTCGTCACCGGCACCTCAGTCGTTGGCCTGAAGTTCAAGGATGGAGTCGTCATAGCGGCCGACAACCTAGGTTCGTCCACAACATGATACTTTACTACACCCGTTACTCTCATATGACTACTATGAGTGATCCATAGAGAAGGCACCACATCATTCGGGCATCACGATTACTGACAAACCCGCCCACCACCAAAACAGCATCCTACGGCTCCCTCGCCCGCTTCTCCTCAACCCACCGCCTCCGCTCGTTCGCCAACTCCTCCGTCGTCGGCTTCGGCGGCGACGTCTCCGACATGCAGTACCTCGACCGCCACCTGAACGAGCTGGCCATCGATGAGGCCTACGCCAACCCCGCCGACGAGTCCACTGAGAGCAGCAGGGACAGCTCCCTCAACGCGCAGAACCTGCACAAGTACCTGTCGAAGCTCCTGTACGGCCGCCGGAACAAGTTCGACCCGCTGTGGAACCAGATACTGGTCGCCGGGCTCGACGCCGACGACAAGCCGTTCCTGGCTTCGGCCGACCTGCTCGGCACCACCTTCTCCgccccggccctggccagtGGCTACGGCAGCATGCTGGCCATCCCCATCATGCGCAGAGCCGTCCCcagcgaggaggaggccgccaAGCTGTCGCGCGAGgaggccgtcgccgtcgtcaaGGAGTGCATGAAGGTCCTGTTCTACCGCGACGCCAGGAGTTCCGACTCGTACTCGCTCGCCGTCGTCACCAAGGAAGGCGTCGAGCTGAGCACCGACGAGAAGCTCGAGCAGCAGAGCTGGGCCTTTGCCGACAGGATCAAGGGCTACGGCACACAGACTGTATGAGAAGGCAGTTGGGAAGTGTGTCTATTTTTGGCTTCTTGTGTGGTCTTTATGAGGGGCGTTGGGGGTGGGAACTGCTACGGATGCAATGATGAAAGTGCGTTTCCATCTAGACATTCATACGGCTGGACCATCTGCTAGCTTAGCAACATATAAACACTGTTTTATATGTAATCCCATCATTCGAGTTCTGATGCTGCTGTGCGTGGGGGGCGGTCGATACCCCCTGTGAAGTAAATGACTAATCTTTCACAGACAAGATAGAGTAAAGGCAAGGATA
Proteins encoded in this region:
- a CDS encoding proteasome component PRE4; protein product: MDHRPQAWGRPRDDVYGAYDASYLQTAGPKAATQSPVVTGTSVVGLKFKDGVVIAADNLASYGSLARFSSTHRLRSFANSSVVGFGGDVSDMQYLDRHLNELAIDEAYANPADESTESSRDSSLNAQNLHKYLSKLLYGRRNKFDPLWNQILVAGLDADDKPFLASADLLGTTFSAPALASGYGSMLAIPIMRRAVPSEEEAAKLSREEAVAVVKECMKVLFYRDARSSDSYSLAVVTKEGVELSTDEKLEQQSWAFADRIKGYGTQTV